Proteins encoded by one window of Aspergillus chevalieri M1 DNA, chromosome 6, nearly complete sequence:
- a CDS encoding S-formylglutathione hydrolase (CAZy:CE1;~COG:S;~EggNog:ENOG410PI1S;~InterPro:IPR000801,IPR014186,IPR029058;~MEROPS:MER0043126;~PFAM:PF00756;~go_function: GO:0018738 - S-formylglutathione hydrolase activity [Evidence IEA];~go_process: GO:0046294 - formaldehyde catabolic process [Evidence IEA]), with protein sequence MSVTTKATIASFGGKLLKLSHAATSTKCEMNFNLFLPPQAQSSQKVPLLIYLSGLTCTADNCSEKGFFQHGASKHGIAVLYPDTSPRGLNIEGENDAYDFGTGAGFYVDATKAPYNNGYNMYTYVTEELPKTVFAAFPQLDDGRVSITGHSMGGHGALTLFLRNPGKYKSVSAFAPISNPINCPWGQKAFNGYFGDDQQAKWKEHDATELVKKWSGPLNALIDVGTGDNFYKQGQLLPENFQKAVSEAGIQGVNVRYQPDYDHSYYTMASFADDHVDHAAKFLFAYGPRL encoded by the exons ATGTCCGTCACAACCAAGGCAACAATCGCCTCCTTTGGGGGCAAACTCCTCAAGCTCAGCCATGCCGCTACCTCCACCAAATGCGAAATGAActtcaacctcttcctccccCCACAAGCCCAGTCGTCGCAGAAAGTCCCGCTCCTGATTTAcctgtctggcttgacctgcacGGCCGACAATTGCTCGGAGAAGGGCTTCTTCCAGCATGGCGCTAGTAAGCATGGGATTGCGGTGCTGTATCCGGATACGAGTCCTC GCGGATTGAACATCGAAGGCGAGAACGACGCGTACGACTTCGGTACAGGGGCCGGCTTCTACGTCGACGCTACCAAGGCGCCCTACAACAATGGCTACAACATGTACACCTACGTCACCGAGGAACTGCCCAAGACTGTGTTTGCGGCGTTCCCGCAGCTTGATGATGGGCGGGTTAGCATTACGGGACATAGTATGGGAGGACATGGGGCTCTTACTTTG TTTTTGCGCAACCCCGGCAAATACAAATCCGTCTCCGCGTTCGCGCCCATTTCGAACCCGATTAACTGCCCCTGGGGCCAGAAGGCGTTCAACGGGTACTTCGGCGACGACCAACAGGCCAAGTGGAAGGAGCACGATGCCACTGAGCTTGTTAAGAAGTGGTCTGGTCCGTTGAATGCACTGATTGATGTC GGAACCGGCGACAACTTCTACAAACAAGGCCAACTGCTCCCCGAGAACTTCCAAAAGGCCGTCTCCGAGGCTGGCATTCAGGGCGTGAATGTGCGGTACCAGCCTGACTACGATCACAGTTATTATACCATGGCTTCGTTTGCGGATGATCATGTTGATCATGCGGCTAAGTTTTTGTTTGCTTA TGGTCCTAGGCTTTAG
- the RPS13 gene encoding 40S ribosomal protein uS15 (BUSCO:EOG0926514P;~COG:J;~EggNog:ENOG410PMVC;~InterPro:IPR009068,IPR000589,IPR023029,IPR012606;~PFAM:PF08069,PF00312;~go_component: GO:0005840 - ribosome [Evidence IEA];~go_function: GO:0003735 - structural constituent of ribosome [Evidence IEA];~go_process: GO:0006412 - translation [Evidence IEA]), giving the protein MGRLHSKGKGIASSAIPYSRTPPAWLKTTPDQVVDQICKLAKKGATPSQIGVVLRDSHGVAQVKVVTGNKILRILKSNGLAPELPEDLYFLIKKAVSVRKHLERNRKDKDSKFRLILIESRIHRLSRYYKTVGVLPPTWRYESATASTLVA; this is encoded by the exons ATGGGTCGTCTTCACAGCAAGGGAAAGGGCATTGCTTCCTCCGCCATCCCCTACTCTCGCACCCCCCCGGCCTGGCTCAAGACCACCCCCGACCAGGTCGTCGACCAGATCTGCAAGCTCGCTAAGAAGGGTGCTACTCCTTCGCAGATTGGTGTTGTCCTCCGTGACTCGCACGGTGTTGCTCAGGTCAAGGTTGTTACTG GTAACAAGATCCTCCGTATCTTGAAGTCGAACG GCCTCGCCCCCGAGCTTCCCGAGGACCTCTACTTCTTGATCAAGAAG GCTGTCTCCGTCCGCAAGCACCTCGAGCGCAACCGCAAGGACAAGGACTCCAAGTTCCGCCTGATTCTCATCGAGTCCCGTATCCACCGTCTGTCCCGCTACTACAAGACCGTCGGTGTCCTCCCCCCCACCTGGAGATACGAGTCCGCCACCGCCAGCACCCTGGTCGCTTAA
- the gprM gene encoding protein gprM (COG:S;~EggNog:ENOG410PKEB;~InterPro:IPR017981;~PFAM:PF00002;~TransMembrane:7 (o79-101i113-132o152-172i193-215o235-258i304-325o371-391i);~go_component: GO:0016021 - integral component of membrane [Evidence IEA];~go_function: GO:0004888 - transmembrane signaling receptor activity [Evidence IEA];~go_process: GO:0007166 - cell surface receptor signaling pathway [Evidence IEA]), whose translation MTIETQILDPSAEGIQISNYTGICQYPFLQQNLFPETGGYISGRYCAVVPNPGGYENCCVPCPVANWKYGDDLMKKTEIPSYISAVIFPFVVLLLLSYAVLPAKYSHRHYLSVSFTIGICCMHIAFIIPLGAKPDQCYNEITPKGMHDDLSCAFTGALLLFGGLMVVVWSFIRAIAFHLQVCWEQVLGTKFMWGALICGWGIPAIGTTIMLIFTGVSFRFGPICHINIENSIYDYWIPCLIFAGAALFLQLSTMAYCIRIYLKTLFSREPSHAADGLPSYAASVRSINARQAYRRISKVFRLQWRGVAFVFIIIANALLYSIVFINLDAATKLTPQVVQKAFPWLLCLSFTKADKEYCKQYAVNIGPDRDTLLAVLTFLSMVGLWNVALFARPSMFTGWLILFRNAFSNRKEYVSADARTLLPTSPEPRGFEMLHKSTTNSKAPEAAISIGIARSSTPDKPDIDTKTPQSPLSPQSPSSYDWESDKEYIKRPPVSFSRPHVASPPRITSPPPRIRSPTRASGMISPTGLGWDPRDTFAAPSRTSPREGSGSGSGSGTGARGFEGV comes from the exons ATGACTATCGAGACTCAAATCCTCGACCCCAGCGCGGAGGGAATTCAAATTTCGAACTACACTGGTATATGCCAGTATCCCTTCTTACAGCAGAACCTCTTTCCCGAAACTGGTGGAT ACATCAGCGGACGGTATTGTGCGGTTGTCCCGAATCCAGGTGGATACGAAAACTGCTGCGTCCCATGCCCGGTGGCTAATTGGAAATATGGAGACG acttgatgaagaagacggagATTCCAAGTTACATTAGTGCGGTCATTTTTCCTTTCGTTGTTCTTCTACTGTTGTCATATGCGGTCCTTCCGGCGAAATACTCGCATCGGCATTACTTGAGTGTTTCTTTTACCATTGGGATTTGTTGCATGCAT ATCGCTTTCATTATACCGCTAGGCGCGAAACCGGATCAATGCTACAATGAAATCACACCAAAAGGAATGCATGATGACCTCTCGTGTGCTTTTACCGGcgccctcctcctcttcggagGCTTAATGGTCGTCGTATGGA GTTTCATCCGCGCCATCGCCTTCCACCTGCAGGTTTGTTGGGAACAAGTCCTCGGCACAAAGTTCATGTGGGGAGCCCTAATCTGCGGCTGGGGCATCCCAGCCATCGGTACAACCATCATGCTCATCTTCACCGGCGTTTCCTTCCGCTTCGGCCCCATCTGCCACATCAACATCGAAAACAGCATCTACGACTACTGGATCCCCTGTCTGATCTTCGCCGGCGCAGCGCTATTCCTCCAGTTATCAACCATGGCCTACTGCATCCGCATATACCTCAAAACGCTCTTCAGCAGGGAACCCAGCCACGCGGCCGACGGGCTCCCGTCCTACGCGGCGAGCGTCCGCTCCATCAACGCTCGCCAGGCATACCGCCGGATAAGCAAGGTCTTCCGTCTGCAATGGCGCGGCGTGGCATTCGTATTCATTATCATCGCGAACGCCCTCCTCTACTCCATCGTTTTCATCAACCTCGACGCAGCCACAAAACTAACCCCGCAAGTCGTCCAAAAGGCCTTCCCCTGGCTGCTCTGCCTCAGCTTCACAAAAGCAGACAAAGAATACTGCAAGCAATACGCCGTCAACATTGGTCCCGACAGAGACACCCTCCTCGCCGTCCTCACGTTCCTCTCCATGGTCGGCCTCTGGAACGTCGCACTCTTCGCCCGTCCATCCATGTTCACGGGCTGGCTCATCCTGTTCAGAAACGCCTTCAGCAATCGCAAAGAATACGTCTCCGCAGACGCTAGAACCCTCCTCCCTACCTCCCCTGAACCTCGCGGCTTCGAAATGCTCCATAAAAGCACCACCAACTCCAAAGCCCCCGAAGCTGCAATCAGCATCGGCATCGCCCGCTCCTCAACCCCCGATAAACCCGATATTGATACCAAAACTCCCCAAAGCCCACTCTCCCCTCAGAGCCCATCTTCTTACGACTGGGAGTCAGACAAGGAGTACATCAAGAGACCGCCCGTGAGCTTCTCGAGACCACATGTCGCTTCTCCGCCGAGGATCACCTCGCCGCCACCCAGAATACGGTCTCCGACGAGAGCTTCGGGGATGATTTCGCCTACGGGACTGGGGTGGGATCCGAGGGATACGTTTGCGGCGCCGAGTCGGACGAGTCCGCGCGAGGGTTCCGGGTCTGGGTCTGGGTCTGGGACTGGGGCGAGAGGGTTTGAGGGAGTATGA